From a region of the Pukyongiella litopenaei genome:
- a CDS encoding FGGY-family carbohydrate kinase has protein sequence MTYTLGVDIGTYQTKGVLVDGGGRIVAQAARAHEMIVPCPGRAEHRAEADWWGDFVHVTRALLADSRIEARAIGAVACSAIGPCMLPVDGDGTPLMNAVLYGVDTRATAQIDALNARIGADTILERCGNALTSQAVGPKIQWLQDEHPGIFARARHILTSTSYLVMKLTGEVVIDHYTAANFAPLYDVDRLDWTDELAPDLIDRDRLPRLMWSNEIAGRITARAAAETGLAVGTPVTCGTIDAAAEAVSVGVRGNGDMMMMYGSTIFIITLTDTRLRDARLWYAPWLFAGQHASMAGLATSGTLTHWFRDTFARDLDRDTAFATLAAEAAHSPPGANGLLLLPYFSGERTPIHDPAAKGAFFGLNLTHGRGDMYRALIEGIACGTNHVIETYAEAGQRPDRVLAVGGGTQNRLWLEATGDFSGLDQIVCDKTVGASFGDAFLAACAVGTASAADIDDWNPVAERVVAAPQDIHRRHYGLFRRLYDQTSDIAAAL, from the coding sequence GTGACCTATACGCTGGGCGTCGATATCGGCACCTATCAGACCAAGGGCGTCCTGGTCGATGGCGGCGGCCGGATCGTCGCGCAGGCGGCCCGTGCGCATGAGATGATCGTGCCTTGCCCCGGCCGCGCCGAACACCGGGCCGAAGCGGACTGGTGGGGCGATTTCGTGCATGTCACGCGCGCCCTGCTGGCCGACAGCCGCATCGAGGCGCGGGCGATCGGTGCCGTGGCCTGTTCGGCCATCGGTCCCTGCATGCTGCCGGTCGACGGCGATGGCACGCCGCTGATGAACGCCGTGCTCTACGGCGTCGACACGCGGGCAACCGCGCAGATCGACGCGCTGAACGCCCGGATCGGCGCGGACACCATCTTAGAGCGTTGCGGCAATGCGCTGACCAGTCAGGCGGTCGGCCCCAAGATCCAGTGGCTGCAGGACGAACACCCCGGGATCTTCGCCCGCGCCCGCCATATCCTGACCTCGACCTCGTATCTGGTGATGAAATTGACCGGCGAGGTGGTGATCGACCACTATACCGCCGCCAATTTCGCGCCGCTCTATGATGTCGACCGGCTGGACTGGACCGACGAACTGGCCCCCGACCTGATCGACCGCGACCGGCTGCCCCGGCTGATGTGGTCGAACGAAATCGCCGGCCGGATCACCGCGCGGGCGGCGGCGGAAACCGGACTGGCCGTTGGCACGCCGGTCACCTGCGGCACCATCGACGCCGCCGCCGAGGCGGTGAGCGTCGGCGTCAGGGGCAACGGCGACATGATGATGATGTATGGCTCGACCATCTTCATCATCACCCTGACCGACACCCGGCTGCGCGACGCCCGCCTGTGGTATGCGCCCTGGCTGTTCGCCGGTCAGCACGCGTCGATGGCCGGGCTGGCCACCTCGGGCACGCTGACCCACTGGTTCCGCGACACCTTTGCCCGCGACCTGGACCGCGACACCGCGTTCGCGACGCTTGCCGCCGAGGCCGCGCACAGCCCGCCGGGGGCCAACGGCCTGCTGCTGTTGCCCTATTTCTCGGGCGAACGCACCCCGATCCACGACCCCGCCGCCAAGGGCGCGTTTTTCGGGCTGAACCTGACCCATGGGCGCGGCGACATGTATCGCGCCCTGATCGAAGGCATCGCCTGCGGCACCAACCATGTGATCGAAACCTATGCCGAGGCCGGCCAGCGCCCGGACCGCGTTCTGGCGGTCGGGGGCGGCACGCAAAACAGGCTGTGGCTGGAGGCGACGGGCGATTTCAGCGGGCTGGACCAGATCGTCTGCGACAAGACCGTGGGGGCCAGTTTTGGCGATGCGTTCCTCGCCGCCTGCGCGGTCGGGACGGCGTCGGCGGCGGATATCGACGACTGGAACCCGGTTGCCGAGCGGGTCGTCGCCGCCCCGCAAGACATCCACCGGCGGCATTACGGGCTGTTCCGGCGGCTCTACGACCAGACCAGCGACATCGCCGCCGCGCTCTGA